The sequence below is a genomic window from Hyla sarda isolate aHylSar1 unplaced genomic scaffold, aHylSar1.hap1 scaffold_38, whole genome shotgun sequence.
GGGCACTAAAGTTCTCTCAATCCCCCACGCAGAGGCAAGGTGTGCAAAACAAAATAACAGGAGAGTTCTAGTTACAGCATCAATCGGGAAAAGTCACCGGTCAGCCATCCATATAGGCTGGAGAAAAGGGCCATCAAAAAAGTCAGAAGGGGTTACTTATCTCAACCCTCTGGGGCAGGCATCTTCACCGGGGTCTTCTTCTGCTTCGGAGACTTGGAGCGAGCGACCATCTTCCACTCTCCCAAGTTCGGCAGCTGCGGAAGCGGCACATGATCTGACAGCGGCATCCACGATGGTACCTCAACAGGGGCGATGTCCAGGACTCGCCAGGCGCTCCGCAGGTCGTCAGGGGTCCTAATGTCCTAATGGTGATCATCTTCCCTCCTTTCAGAACCGAAAGCCCGAACGGGAACAACCAGGCGTACGTCAGGTTTTTCTCCCTGAGTTTTTCGAGCAGGGGGCGCATGATACGTCTCTTCATCAGCGTAGTAGGAGCAATGTCCTGATATAGGAAAATTTCATCTGCTCCGTAGTGGATGGGTCTCTTTTCCCTCGCAGCTTGTAAGATGGCAGCAGTATCCACAAATGACAAGAGACCACAGATAACATATCTGGGGGGTTCAGCTGGCTTCGGCCGAAGCCGGAGGGCCCTGTGAATGCACTCTATGACGATGGAGCCAGCGCGCTCGTCCCCCAGCAATCCAGCAAAGATCTCACGGACAATTTTAGGCAGCACATCAGGCACCCAGGATTCCGGAAGTCCTTTGAAGCGAATATTTTTCCGCCTGCTGCGGTTTTCCTGGTCTTCGATCAAAGTAAGGGCATTATTGACATGCGTCTCCATGGCTTCGGTTCTGGTGGCAAGTGCAGCAGAGTGTGTAGCGAGCTCTGTGCATGCCGACTCGAGGGCCTTCGTGCGAAAGCCGATGGCCCGAACCTCCGATTTGATTTCCGCCAGGTCCGCTCTCACTGGCTTCAGGGCTTGTGTTAGAGCCTTCTTCATGAATGATTTGAAGAAGGCTGGCGTAATAGCCGCCACTCCGCCGCCCTCCGAATCGCTGTCCTggcctccttcttcttcagggttaCAGCGTGTGGTGGGATCAGGCGCCATCTTGAGCGTGAGCATGAGACCTGTCGGTGCGTTTAGCAAAGAAAGTCGTAACGGCTGCTTGGCTTTTCTGTTTGGGCATCGCAGGTGGGTCACCAGGTATATAACGACCAATTTTCACCATTCCTGGTGAGATAAAGTGGGAATAAAAGGGTGCTCAGGAGGTGCGAGGCAGGAGCGCTCAGACTCGCACAGCCATACCAGTCCGCGgccagactccccccccccactcatctGATGTATTGTCCTTTCCTCTttctctgtatggtacctgggggaggaagcacaggaaaatcCTCCAAAGAGTGAGTGCCAGCAGTTGGAGGGGGgtttggtgctgctgggccaggggagaaaggaggctgggtggggcaggGGGCAGGAGaaagtgcccgggcaggggaggacggggcaggggtgggccggggtggggtacggggggcaggggtgggacgggatatGAGCGGTCTGCTTGGTCCTGGCCATGATCCTCTGTACACGTACACAGCGGAGATGTGATGGGAAGAAAGGAAAGAGCAGAATATTTATACTCCTGGTCTCATCCTTATTGGCTCATGTAAACCACACCCCTTCTTCCCATTGGCTGATTCATACAAACTAGAGCCCGCCAAAACACATGAGACATCTGTGATGGATCTTTGTTCTGAAGCGGCGGGGCCCATCCTCAGCGATGATAGCGCCCCCATGTATGACACGATGCCGGGTCTCGGGCATTCACACTGATTCCCCGCTCCTCGGATACAGACTCCTTTATGCCTACAATTCCTCAGAGCTCTATCTGCTTCACTATTTCCAATCTCTATATACATTTACATGGGGCAGTACAGTAGAGCGCCCCCATGATCGAACAAAATGCCCAGTAATTCTCAGAATGGGTTAGTAACTTCATATGTCCACAACCTATTAAGTAGATTAGAGGGTTAAAATCAGCACAATGTTTCTGGTTAATCAATATTAATAATTTCCAATAAATATTTTCTATTAGTCACTGCACGAAATTCTTACAGTTTCAGGATATACAAATCAGTTGCAGTGAGTGTTACAATAGCGACACCTGGTGGTGAGAGCTTTGTATTCTAAACTTTGCATGTTGCCAAATTGTAACAAGTATTTACATTTCCTCAAGAACTGACACTAAAATTGTTACAGAGTAGCAAACAGATACAACTAGATGTTATATGAACACCACGATACCAGTTTCTCTAATATGGAGAATATAGTCAAGCCGGGAGCTTGTGTCTCTTCTTGAGGATCTAGGACAAAGGCATATgcattgtagtgtgtgtgtgtgtgtgtgtgtgtgtgtgtgtgtgtgtgtgtgtgtgtgtgtgtgtgtgtgtatatatatatatatatatatatatatatatatatatatatatatatatacacacacacacacacacacacacacatttctcACCCACTCTtaatttgttttatataaaacgCAGGTTATACTACAGTGTATGTAATGAGTATTTAAAAGCTACATTTTAATAATCGGTTCAAaggttttggggtaaaattaagaGGTCAAAGTGTCCAAAGTGTCTCCTGATGATATGTATGATTGGCAATGCGCCCCAAGACTTCTGTAAACCCTCGGCCTCCTCCCCTTACATCCTGGGCTCTAATCCCTCAGTATATCTGCGCTCCTGTCCTGTTCTGCCCCAGTAAACCCCAACAGGATTCCCCAAATACACCAGACTATGATGGCGCTTCCTTCTCTTCAGGATCTCTGCTGTCTGGAGGAAAATACACGGGCTCCGGGGAGTGTTCGGTCGGTAAGAGAGGAGGAAGATGCCGCAGGTATAAGATATGATCCGACTGAAGCTCTGGATGTGGAACTGGTGGGGTCGGCGGGTGATCTCCGGGCTGCTCAGCGGTGAGAAGAGAGCGGGAGAAAGGAGACAGGGATAGCGGGAACCGGCGAGGACAGCGGAGGGAGCGGAGAGCAGTGAGGGGGTCAGAGGGGCTGAAGATGAAGAATAAGGGAAGAGAACAAAGGAGAAGATTCTGAGAAGGAAAGTAATAATCCTGATCCAGATATAAGACGATCCGGACTTTCTGTGGGATCCTTCACAGACTGTATTGTATCCGCAGATCCCTCGTCTATTCAGTGATGATCTCTGGGATCTATTACAGAATTGAGGATTCCTATCTATTATTATGTATAGACGATATAACATTATAGTGACGTCATACACGTCTTGGAGATAAAGCTCTATACTGCCCATTACTCTATTACAGTCTCTGCTCATTAACCCCTAATACTCCTGAGAAGTCTCGTTGAGAGCAGGAAGGGGAGTTACAAAAGTATACAATGTAACAACAATGTATGAATAAGaataaacaaatgaataaataactAATGTATCAACGTGGAAACTAACAGACAGGAGTCCATCATAAAGAGTGAATAAGATGTGTTTGTCCTGGAGAGACTGCACAAAACAAAGAATTTATTACTTTATAATGTTTCCCCGTTGTGGATGGGCTGTGGgtctggtgtcatctatataatACATGACATGGAcattctgtaacacagtaggtgacATGTCCCTAATGTacatgggccgtgacgtcatcgtTCTCTCTGCACATTTACAATGGAAGTATAAAAGACATCATTCTATCAGAGACATGAGGATTTATGGTTATAGAGACTTATACCGTGTTATATCCCGTTTCGAACCTGTAGGGTGGAGTCTAGTTTGTGGACTTAGCCTGTTACATCTGTATGAATTCACATTGTTATCTATATAAACCATTTATATTAATATGATACATTATAATTCCGTGCATTGTATAAGGTAAATacaatattttattacattattaattAGAAGATAATAAAGAAGAAGAGTTTTATTGTCCGCCCGGGCTGGAGTTCCTCTTGGATGTCGGCAGTCTGATGCTTGCTGTGCGGCTCTCCACCTTTCCCGAGCACAGGAGCTGGGATTCAGCAGGCGGGCTGGCTTTATACAATTGTTGTGTGGAATACAAATATGACATGGAAGTATCAGTACAGCGGCCGGGATAGGGCTTTCTCTCCCAGGTAtaatgttctctgttatcaggacCATATACACAACCAATATAAGAATCCCCGATGTCATCCTGGTAATGTACAAGCAGGTCCTGTAATGGAGATAATCTGTGAGAGAAATCACAATAGGATCCTCGGGGTCATCACTTAATAGACGAGGGATCTGGGGATGGAAGACATTCTGTGAGGGGGAAGGATCCTACAGAGAATACGGAGTCTCTTGTATCTGGATCAGGATTCTGACTTTATTTCTCAGAATCTTCTTTGTTCTCCTCACTTCTCCTTCCATCTTCAGCCCCTCTGACCCCGTCACTGCTCTCCGCTCCCTCCGCTCTGTCCTCGCCGGTTCCCGCTATCACTGTCTCCTTTCTCACCGCTGAGCAGCCCGGACACGATCCTCCGACCCGACCACTTCTACTTCCAGAGCTTCAGTCGGGGACCGGATCAGATCTTATACCTGCGGCATCTCCTTCCTCAGTTCCCGGCCCGAACACTCCCCGAAGCCGGATCAGCTGTGACAGCTCCTGCCCGGTGGCTTCAAAACACGTTGGAGATTACAAAGAATAACAACAGGGAGATGACATAATTCCCCATCATGGAGAATCTGTATCCCCTTCCCCCTGACCTCCTGCACAGCCGGGATGTGAGAGAATATCCCCAGGGGTAGGAGCCCCAGCTCTAGGTCCaaatcctgctcctcctccccccgcacccgggccatgtgctctctgcagacatgagGAGACATCTGCGGGTGTTATGggtcgggaagctgtaaggaagatgaaggagagaacagtcatcacatCTACTTGTGGACAACTCCCCCCATCATCTCCGGGTCAGTAAATGGACACGTTGTccgtattatatctatatatcaggaCAGGGAGCTGGCAGTGAGCGGAGGCGCCGCCTGTGTTACCCTCCGGGGCTCTCAGCAGCTCCAGGCCGTCTCCGCATCGTGCAATCAGCTTCCTGGACGGTAGATGTTGTAGTAAAGATCCGTGTGATGGTGACCGGTGCCGGGAATAGAAGGAACGATCCCCAGCAGCAGATTTATATTCccggatacacagtgatgtgcagATCGGGAAGACTGTGATGGAGATCCCGGGGCCTCCTCCCGGCTCCTTCCCGGCACCTCCGCCAGTGACGGGTATAAACTGTTAGGGGGGATGTTGGGGAGGAATAAGACACGGAGAAGGGGAGCTCGCCTGTCCGGTTCTAGCCGCTAAAGATCTTTTATCCCGGGCAGGGAAGCACAAGGTTGTAGCGGAACTTCGCCCGGGTCCAGACGGGATGGGGCGGGGCCTGTGCTCTGTGTCAGCCAATAGCAGCTCCGGACGGTGACATCTCAGCAGCCAATCATTGCGCAGCCGCTGTACATATAAGAGGCGCCAGCAGCTCCGGTCTCAGCATTTATCGTTCACGATATTTTTGAGTTCTAAGATGGCAGAAACCGCACCAGTCGCTGCTCCTCCCGCCGAAACGGCCGCAAAATCCAAGAAGCAGCCGAAGAAATCAGCTGCCAAGAAAAGCCACAAACCCTCCGGTCCCAGCGTGTCCGAGCTGCTCGTTAAAGCCGTGTCCGCCTCTAAGGAGCGCAGTGGGGTGTCTCTGGCTGCCCTGAAGAAGGCTCTGGCTGCCGGAGGATACGATGTAGACCGAAACAACGGCCGCCTGAAGCTGGCCATCAAGGGGCTGGTGACCAAGGGAACCCTGCTCCAGGTGAAAGGCAGCGGCGCCTCCGGATCCTTCAAGATCAACAAGAAGCAGCAGGAGACCAAGGACAAGGAGGCCAAGAAGAAGCCGGCGGCTGCGGCCAAGAAACCTGCAGCAGCTAAGAAAGCAACCAAATCCCCTAAGAAGCCAAAGAAGGCTCCGAGCGCGGCCAAGAGCCCGAAGAAAGCCAGGAAGCCTGCAGCGGCCAAGAGCCCCAAGAAGCCGAAGGCTGCCCCCAAGAAGGTGACCAAGAGCCCGGCTAAGAAGGCGGCCAAACCCAAAGCTGCCAAGAGCCCTGCTAAGAAGGCGGCCAAACCCAAAGCTGCCAAAAGCCCGGCGAAGAAGGTGACTAAAGCCAAGAAGAGCGCGGCTAAGAAATAATCGGGAGCCTCGTCCTGTACTTATCCCTCAAAGGCTCTTTTCAGAGCCACCACCTCCTCCCACCAGAGCTGTATGATCACCGCCCGTGTAACACCGGGATGTATAAAGAATATAATACAGTGATATAAATCCTTTCTATATTATCAtcactttattatattttatcaatCCCAATACATCTGCCTTTACTAGTTCTAGATCCCCTTATGAACACTCAGCTGAGTCTGTTCTGTAACCAACCATAGTTGTATCTTTCTGTAACACTTGTAGGGTCAGCGCTTGGGGGAAATATAAATATTGTTACAAATCGGCAACAAAAAGATTATAAATCTCTCCACCAGGTGTCACTATTGTAACACATTGTAGATCTTGTGTATAAACTATAAGGATTTATACTGCTGTGATAAATGACGCCCTAAGGATAGACGGGAATATGGAAATTATTAATATACCAGATATTTGGGGATAAATGTAACCCTTTGGGTAATAGGTTGTGTACATATTATTTCCCCCATCCTGAGGGTTAGTTTGCTGCATAGTTTTATTACTATATAAAGTCATGCAGTCCCGAATAGAGTCTGATTGCCTGCCGCTCCCCTATATTCAGTGTGAACACCCGAAATGGGGAAGGGCCGAATAGGGCGAGGATGGGTCCTGCCTCTTTCTAACAAAGAACAATTGTTGACGTCACATGTATTTTGGCGGGCTCATTGGTTGTAAGAATCAGCCAATGGGATGCAGGGGTGGGGTTTACATGAGCCAATGCTGATGAGACCAGGAGTATAAATATTCCGCTCTTTCCTCTCTTCCCATCACTTCTCCGCTGTGTACGTAGAATCATGGCCAGGACCAAGCAGACCGCTCGTAAATCCACCGGAGGGAAAGCTCCCCGCAAGCAGCTGGCTACCAAGGCCGCCAGGAAGAGCGCTCCCGCCACTGGCGGGGTGAAGAAGCCTCACCGCTACCGTCCAGGTACAGTGGCTCTCCGTGAGATCCGCCGCTACCAGAAGTCCACTGAGCTGCTGATCCGGAAGCTCCCCTTCCAGCGCCTGGTGAGGGAGATCGCCCAGGACTTCAAGACCGATCTTCGCTTCCAGAGCTCGGCGGTCATGGCCCTGCAGGAGGCCAGCGAGGCTTATCTGGTGGGACTCTTTGAGGACACCAATCTGTGCGCCATCCATGCCAAGAGAGTCACCATCATGCCCAAAGACATCCAGCTGGCCCGCAGGATCCGTGGGGAGCGAGCTTAGATCTGCCCGAGACCCGCATACAACACAAAGGCTCTTTTCAGAGCCACCAAATTATCTATAGAACGAGCTGATTCCTTATCCTCTCCATTGTTCTGCTCCTATACTCCGCCTGTTTTCATAAGCAGGATCCCGGGATTGTTCTCTGCCTTTAACCCTCAGTGCTGAGTTATGTTCAGTTACTATAGTGATGAAGATCGTGTCCTCTGCAGTGTAATGCGCCTGTGTGTGATCGGTGCTGCTGGCTTCTGTCTCCCGACACTTGGGATCGTAATTGGTGCATAGAGGGGAAACGAGCGGGCACTAAAGGGTTAACTCTAGGCGGAGTTATAGACCCGAATGTTCGCTCATTGGATGATCACCGCAGTTGACTATTTTGAAATTCCCGCTCTTCTTCTGGTCGTTTCTCCCTTTGTCTCGTCCTCTTCCCTGTACACGTGACTACATTCCTCTGGTTTCTGTAAATAGGAAGAAAAAGGCTGCGGAGGGGAAACTGTTGGTGCCGATCAGGGGGATTCTAGTGAGGCTGATGCGGTAGGAGAGAGGACGCTGTGTCCGGGGCTGACAGGTcttccctgcagagtatatagaggagccgcGTCCCTGTCCTATTCCAGACCTGATACCGATCACACCCTGCAGCCGGACACTGCTGAGAATGCGGCGGGGAAAGCTATCCTGTATTTTATACATTGTTAGTTTGTAGTGATTTAATGTAATACATTCCGATATTATGTCACTCTGCTGCAAGAGATCGCCCAGTGTGAACACTGACCGTGCGGTTGTTTTACAATCTATTTTACCTGTCAGCGATCACAGTGTATTTAGACCTGATGAAGTCTTATTGGGGGAAGAGATTTCCGGGCCCGTCATTGATGAAATCCTTCCCGATCTGAATATAACGCGTGTCCGTGTGAATATAGCGCTAATAGAAAAGCTCAGGACTAATCTATTAATAGTAAATAATCTCCTAGACCTTCGGTGTTCTCTATCCGAATAAGTGTCCGAGAATCTCAGCCTCCTGGGAGGGAAGGGATAGAGAATGGGAGACTAATAATGGAAGGAAAAAAATGGAGCAAAAGGAACAATTAAATTGATCAGAATAAAAGGAGGAAAGttacaggggaaaaaaataaaatacacatatatacacacacaccatttaTCATGAATCAAAAGTAATCTCAGGACCCTGTGGTTACTAATATTATTGTTTAAAATAGACACCACCGATCTCTCCCCCTCAGGCCGATTTATTCACAAGCTGAGCCGGGACAGCAGGAGGGTGAGCGGTGAGTGTACACCGGCCTTTTACTATTAGTTCAGGACTCTAATTTACGAATATTGCGCATAGGACTCACATTTTCATTGGTAGCATACACACAGTGCGATATCATACATCGTGTCCAACCAAAACTATTCAAATGGTGTTTTATGTTTCTTTATTGGAATTAATATTGAGACATTTTCTTAGTAACAAAGTGTTTCTAGTCTCATTCGTTACATCTAGCGGGATTGTTACTCTTTATAACAACTCAGAATTTCCTTCACTTCACCGATCTGTCTGTTTTACTAGTGCATTAATGGGTTaactattttatgtttttatgtgaTTACTATCTATTTTAACCAATAATCCTAGTATCTAAAGGGCTCTGAGATGACTATTATGTTTCATGATCAATGTTATTGTACTCCGAGCGACCCAGCTGAGAATATCTAGTTTACTACAACTTCCCTCGTTTTATTCTTAATTATATTTGtgtcatttatatttttatttattcaacaTTTTCATTCTACAGCGATAACTGTAGAATGAGCGGGAACATAACAGTTCTATAGTCGGATACAAAGCGCTCATTGTCTCCATGTAATAAGGTGTCAGGACCGGCCGGCTCTGGGGCGATTATTCCCGGGCACTGTATACAGCGAGTGCCGGGATCTATATGTAACCAGCGATGGAGAAGCGCTGACCCCTGATCGGCTGGAGATCCGATGTGTTCAGGAGGTTACAGTATAGGGGGCGCCATCTCTACACTGCGGTCACTTAAGAAAATGTACTCATTACAAGAGAATTAACCCTCAGATACCAACTACATTCGGCACAACCTACACGTAGTCCTACGTAAGAAAAATATAGCAGCTCAAATCCCTTTCACACCCGAGATCAGCGGTGCCAGCTCTGTAGTAGACAATGTGggtggctcttagaagagcctttggtgTTCAGGATGGGTCTGGGATAAGCGGTGATCACTTGCTCTTTGCCGCTTTGCTGCTCTCTGTCTTTTTGGGCAGCAGCACGGCCTGGATGTTGGGGAGGACGCCTCCCTGGGCGATGGTCACCCCTCCCAGCAGCTTGTTCAgctcctcgtcattgcgcacggccagctgcaggtgacgggggatgaTGCGGGTCTTCTTGTTGTCCCGGGCGGCATTACCGGCCAATTCCAGGATCTCAGCGGTTAAATACTCCAGCACAGCGGCCAGGTACACGGGAGCACCGGCGCCCACCCTCTCGGCATAGTTCCCTTTGCGGAGAAGCCTGTGCACACGACCGACGGGGAACTGAAGTCCTGCCCGGGATGAGCGGGTCTTTGCCTTAGCCCGAACCTTCCCTCCTTGTTTGCCGCGTCCAGACATAATGGTAAGTGAATCCCAAATGTTCAAGAGAATCCTCTCCGAGATGTAACTATTATTTTCCTTCTGCTGCCTTTTATAGGTTTCAGCTCCGCCCTCCGGCTCCTGTGATTGGGTAGATTTGAATCCGGCCAATGGTGACGAGACTTGACCAATAAATAAttcccagggcgtggtttaggacgctcccacaggtcacatgatttgctcCTCCAGTAGAACAGCGAGCAGACAGCATTTCTCATTTGCATGGGCTGCCTATAAATACGGCTGCGGTGGGAGGAGGAAGCATCATTATTCTCTCTCTGTATAAGTGAAGAAGGATTGTGACTGATCATCATGCCTGATCCCGCCAAGTCTGCTCCAGCGCCCAAGAAAGGCTccaagaaagccgtgaccaagacTCAGAAGAAGGACGGCAAGAAGcggaggaagaccaggaaggaaaGCTATGCCATCTACGTGTACAAGGTGCTCAAGCAGGTCCACCCTGACACCGGCATCTCCTCCAAGGCCATGGGCATCATGAACTCCTTTGTGAATGATATCTTCGAGCGCATCGCAGGGGAAGCCTCCCGCCTGGCTCACTACAACAAGCGCTCCACCATCACCTCCCGGGAGATCCAGACCGCCGTGCGCCTGCTGCTGCCTGGAGAGCTGGCCAAGCACGCCGTGTCCGAGGGCACCAAGGCCGTCACCAAGTACACCAGCGCCAAGTAACCTGCTCCGCCTCCTGCTGTCaccccaaaggctcttctaagagccaccCACATTGTCTATAATAGAGCTGGAGCTTCTCCTGTCTGTATTCCCCGTATTCTCTTCTGTCTATGTGGCCGCTATTCTGTCAGTACAGTCTATTGATACTATATATATTCTGCTCCGGGATCGGGTGAGATCAGAGCGGCGGCTGCGGTTCTCCCTGACTGCAGGGTGTATATTCTCCTGTGCCCACACGTCGTCTCTCCACGATCAATAAATTCTCATTCACTGATCGGGGAATCTATTGATCGGAATCGCTGGGGTTTATTATGAGACACTCATCCTGCTGCTATAATCTTTGTGCACTGACTGGGAGGGGACAATAGAGAAACAAGGAGGATGAGGGTAGTAGTCAGCCACAGAATCAGCCTCTACATCTCGGGGAGATCTCTCCATTGTAATCGGGACCGCGCGCACGGCtgattgttaaccctttagcggcATGTTTACTACAATGAAATGACAAAGGACCCGAGCCCGACTCTACACAGCAGGGAGGACACCACAGTATCAGGGTATTTCTCCGCTCATAGGCAGCATTAATTCTATATAAATCCCGATGGGTCAATGATAATTTATTAATGCCCCTTTCCACACTCACACATTGGCTGATCACAGGACGTTCAGGGTTTGAATTTCCCGCTTCTTCCAGACCCGATAACAATGGAGAGATCCCCCTCATTCTCGTGTATGCCACCAATAAAGATCCTAATCCTATGCGCAATGCTCGCACAGCTGCCGTTGGTTATAATCTTTGGAAATTAATTCTAGTCATGAATTATAAGTAAAAGTCTGGTGTAGATAACCGCACAGCGCTCCCACTCATACACCGATCACCCTCCCGCTGTCTCGGTCTCAGCTTGTGAATAAACCGGCCGTGCATGGAAGCCTGAAGGGGAGAGATCGGTGGTGTCCAGGTGCGGTCTGGATGTTCCCAGTGATAATACTGGAGTAGAGTCCTCGCTAAAGAGTTAATGATTGAAAGTTGTCACAATCTagcgcttgttttttgcgcaaataaTGATTTTCCAGTTGTGTGGTGACATAGATGGGGGTAACCAGACGCATTTCAGTGGTTTAGATTATTATCTATTGTAACCAATAATACTACTAGCCCTGTGACTACTTTTATGCTTCATGATCaatgttttattttctttttttgcatctttCCTCGTTTTATTGGTATTATGTTCCATCTTGATTTTTTTGTTATCATATTTTAATTTCAGAAGATTCATCCAAGGCTTTTCTATAGTTAACGCTATATTCACACGGACACGCGTTATATCCAGATCGGGAAGGATTTCATCAATGACGGGCCCTGGAATCTCTCCCCCCACTAAGACTTCATCAGGTTTAAATACACGGTGATCGCTGACAGGTAAAATAGATTGTAAAACAACCGCACGATCAGTGTTCACACTGGGCGATCTTTTCCAGTAATTTAATACATAGAAcaataaaatgtatcaaaaataCTTTCCCCGCCGCCTCCTCTTCAGGAGAAGGTGTCAggctgctgggggagggtgcAGGATGTGATCGGTATCAGGTCTGGAATAGGACAGGGACgcggctcctctatatactctgcagggaagACCCCGTATACACCCACCATTGTGATGTCAGCCCCGGACATAGTGTCCTCTCTCCTTCTACCGCAAAGGCCTCAATAGAATCCCCCTGATCGGCCCCTAACAGTTTCCCCTCCGCCGCCTTTTTCTTCCTATTTACAGAAACCAGAGGAATGTAGTCACGTGTACAGGGAAGAGGACGAGACAAAGGGAGAAACGACCAGAAG
It includes:
- the LOC130332592 gene encoding histone H2A type 1; its protein translation is MSGRGKQGGKVRAKAKTRSSRAGLQFPVGRVHRLLRKGNYAERVGAGAPVYLAAVLEYLTAEILELAGNAARDNKKTRIIPRHLQLAVRNDEELNKLLGGVTIAQGGVLPNIQAVLLPKKTESSKAAKSK
- the LOC130332593 gene encoding histone H1B-like produces the protein MAETAPVAAPPAETAAKSKKQPKKSAAKKSHKPSGPSVSELLVKAVSASKERSGVSLAALKKALAAGGYDVDRNNGRLKLAIKGLVTKGTLLQVKGSGASGSFKINKKQQETKDKEAKKKPAAAAKKPAAAKKATKSPKKPKKAPSAAKSPKKARKPAAAKSPKKPKAAPKKVTKSPAKKAAKPKAAKSPAKKAAKPKAAKSPAKKVTKAKKSAAKK